DNA sequence from the Neisseria mucosa genome:
TATGCCGGTGAAAAAGCATCATAGAAAAAGGCATCTTCCGGTAAAGCACATTTTTGAGTCAGTAAACCATGTGCACTTTCGGTCATCTCTGGTGATCCGCAAGCATAAACTTCATATTGGCCCAAATCAGGATAATTTTGCGCAGCAACATCTTGCACATAGCCATTCTCCCCTTTCCACTCAGAATCAGGCTTAGAAAGAACCGGCGAAAATTTCGCATTTTTCAGACGGCCTATTAATGCTTCGACTTCTTCTAATGCGTACAGATCCGCCTGTTGACGTGCCCCCCAGTAAAAATGAACCTGACGCTCGCTATTCTGACGAATCAAATCAAGCAAAATACTGCGAATAGGGGCATAACCTGTACCCGTTGCCAACAAAATCATCGGTTTATTGCTGTCTTGTTGCAAAGTGAATGCACCCAATGGCCCTTTGACACGGACAATGCCTTTTTCTTTGATTTTAGGCTCTGCACCAAAAATCATTTCTGAGCATACGCCGTTTTCACGTTTGCGGATATGCAGTTCCAAAATGCCTTCTTGATCAGGAGAATTGGCGATTGAATAGCTGCGGCTGATATTACCGGGAAGCAGCAAATCAATATATTGCCCGGCATAAAATGCAAATGGCGGCGCTTTAGGCAAAGCCAGTTTGAGCAAAGCAACATCGTGTTTGATTTCAATGTTTTCAATACGTGCCGGCAATGTGCGTACCGGCAAAGCATTTTGATTAAAACCCGGCACATTGATTTTGAGGTCGCTCTTCGCAGTGGTACAGCACAATAACACTTTGCCCTGCGCTTTTTCTTCTTCACTGATGGCTTTATCAATATGCTTGCCCATTTCAAATTCGCCACTAATCAACTCGGCCTTACACTGCCCGCAGGCACCGCTTTTGCAAGAATGAGGCAAATTTAAATTCTGACGGGTTGCGGCAGCAAGAACAGTTTCGTCCTCATTCGCCGTAAATGTAGTTTGATCTGGTAAGGTAATGGTATGTGTCATGGTATTTAGAATAAATTTATTATCAAAAACAAAGGCCGTCTGAAAATAAAACCTGTTTTCAGACGGCCTGTCCTATCTATCAAGCCAATTTGGCTTTAATCAACTCTTGAACCTGAGCCGGATTGGCCTTGCCTTTACTTGCTTTCATCACCTGTCCGACAATCGCATTTAAGGCTTTTTCATTACCGGAACGGAATTGCTCAATGGCTTTCGCATTGTTTGCCAACACTTCATCCACCATCGCTTCAATTGCGCCAGTGTCAGTAATCTGTTGCAAACCATGTTTTTCGATGATTTCGGCAATACCTGCTTCAGGCTCAGCCCACATCGCTTCAAAAGCTTTTTTCGCCAGTTTGCTGCTCAATGTTCCATCCGCAACTTTGGCAACCAACTCGGCAAGACGTGAAGCCGTAATCGGGCTTTCAGCCAATTCCAAACCTTCTTTGTTCAAGGTGGCGGCAAGCTCGCTGTTCATCCAGTTCGCCGTTAATTTACCTTGGCCGCAGGCTTTGGCAGCTTCTTCAAAATAGGCAGCTTGAGCACGGCTCGCAGTCAACAGGCGCGCATCATAGTCGGACACGCCGTAATCGGCAACAAAACGCGCCGCCATTTCATGCGGCAACTCAGGCATTTGCTCTTTGGCCTTTTGCAATTGGCCGTCTGAAATAATGACCGGCAGCAAATCCGGATCCGGGAAATAGCGGTAATCGTGCGCATCTTCTTTCAAACGCATCACACGGGTTTCGCCTTTTTCAGGGTCAAACAGCATGGTTGCCTGCTGTACTTTACCGCCGTCTTCCAAAATTTCGATTTGTGCTTCCACTTCATAATTGATGGCTTGTTCCAAGAAGCGGAAAGAATTGAGGTTTTTGATTTCACGGCGCGTACCGAATTCGGCCTGGCCTTTTGGACGTACAGAAACGTTGGCATCGACGCGGAACGAGCCTTCCGCCATATTGCCGTCGCAAATATCCAGCCAAGTTACCAAACCGTGCAACGCTTTAGCATATGCCACGGCTTCGGCAGCAGAGCGCATTTCAGGCTCGGAGACAACTTCTAACAAAGGCGTACCGGCACGGTTCAAGTCGATACCGGTTGCACCGTTCAAACCTTCATGTACGGATTTACCCGCATCTTCTTCCATGTGCGCACGGGTAACATTGATGGTTTTAACCTCGTCGCCCACTACGATTTCCAATTTGCCATGCTCAACAATCGGCAAATCCAACTGGCTGATTTGATAGCCTTTTGGCAAATCAGGATAAAAATAGTTTTTACGGTCGAACACGTTTTTCTGATTGATTTTCGCATCCAAAGCCAAACCGAGTTTGATGGCTTTTTCGACGACTTCGCGGTTCATTACCGGCAATACGCCCGGCAACGCACACTCAACCACGCTGGCATGGGCATTAGGTTCGGCACCGAATGCAGTGGATGCGCCGCTGAAGATTTTGGATTGGGTGTTGAGTTGGACGTGGATTTCCAGTCCGATTACGGTTTCCCAAGTCATAAGGGTCTTTCTGTCGAAAAAAAGTTAATCGGTTAAATGAATGATTCGTTTTTCAGGCGGCCTGAATAAAAAACATAACAGGACGTCTGCAAGATAAGTTTATTTCCTGCGGCGTTGGAAACCGGGCAGTTGCCAATGGAAACGGTATGCAGTCAGGCGAAACAACAATCCGCCGGCAAAGAGCAGGTTTAACGTAAAAATATTAATCCAGCCCAAACGCCCGAACAGATAAATCAGCCCGCCAATCAAAATGGCCACGCTGCCGTAAAGGTCGGTACGCAAAATCATCGGCACGTCATTGACCAAAATATCGCGTGCAATACCGCCGCCAACGGCAGTCACAAAAGCCAAAGAAATAACGCCGAACAGATTAAGCTGCAAAGCCATACCGATTTGTGCGCCGGTAATACTGAACGCAGCCAGACCGACGGCATCGGCAATAATAAAGGCAGCGGCCAAGTAGGTGCTGCGATAGCGTTGCACCCTTACCAACCATGCAATGGCCAGTGTGGCAAACACAACAATCAGCGCATCGGTTTGCAAAAACACCTGCGGAATCCGGCCGACCAAGCCGTCGCGTATCATGCCGCCGCCGACAGCCGTCAGTAACGCGGTAATGACGACACCGAGTACATCCAATCGCTTGTTGTAGCCGACCAAATAGCCGGAAATAGCAAATGCGGCTGTCCCAATGATTTGGATGAAGTCGGTGGCTGTCATGTTTTTAAATATCTACAATATGCAGCACCTCAATACATTCAGGCGCTTTTATATGGTTTATTTTCAGACGGCCTTGAATCATCAAGGCCCTAAAACATTATTCCGGTGCTTTAGTATGCCAATCGCTGTTCAGTTGAACTTGATGTGCGGCGCCCAGAATTTTGGCTTCAGAGAAATAGTTACCGATAAATTGCACACCAATCGGCAGACCGTTTGCGCTGAAACCGGCAGGCAGGGTCAGCGCAGGCAAACCGGCAAGGTTCACGGCGATGGTGTAAATATCGGACAAGTACATTTGCACAGGGTCGTGGATGTCGCTGCCAAGTTTCGGCGCGGCAGTCGGTGCGGTCGGTGCCAAAATGAAATCACATTGACCAAAGGCCGTCTGAAAATCATTGGCAACCAGACGGCGCAATTTTTGCGCTTTCAGATAATAAGCATCGTAGTAACCATGGCTCAATACATAAGTACCGATCATGATACGGCGTTTGACCTCGCTGCCGAAACCTTTGGCACGGGTGTTGCTGTACATTTCTTCCAAATCGCCGAATTGTGCTGCACGATGGCCATAACGTACGCCGTCAAAACGGGACAAGTTGGTACTTGCTTCAGCGGAAGCGAGAACATAATAAGCGGGAATCGACAATGAAGTTTGCGGCAACGAAACTTCAACAGTCTCAGCGCCTTGGGCTTTAAGCAAATCAATCACGTTTTGCAAGGCCGTCTGAACATCGGCATCCGCGCCTTCGCCGAAATATTCTTTAGGCAAACCGATTTTCAACCCTTTGAGCGGCTTGTCCAAATCACGGGTGTAATCTTCTTTGTCGCGTTCCAAACTGGTGGAATCACGCTCGTCAAAGCTGGCCATGGCGTTCAACAAAATCGCACAGTCTTCGGCCGTTTGCGCCATAGGGCCGGCTTGGTCGAAGCTGGAAGCATAGGCAACCATACCGAAGCGTGAAACCGTACCGTATGTCGGCTTAATACCGGTAATACCGCAATGCGATGCAGGCTGACGGATGGAACCGCCGGTATCCGAACCCAATGCAGCCGGTGCCAAACGCGCCGCAATCACGGCAGCCGAACCGCCCGACGAACCGCCGGGAACATGTTCAAGATTCCATGGGTTTTTGGTTGCACCGTAGAACGAAGTCTCATTGGTTGAGCCCATGGCAAATTCGTCCATATTGGTACGGCCGAGAGTAACCATGCCGGCATCCAACAGGTTTTGCACCACAGTGGCAGTATAAGGAGACACAAAGTTATCCAACATTTTGGAACTGCATGCACTGCGCCAACCTGTTTGGCAGAAAATATCTTTGTAAGCAACCGGCACACCGGTCAAAGCGGTCGCATTACCGGCCGCGATACGCGCATCGGCTGCTTTGGCTTCAGCAAGGGTCTTATCTTGATCGATGGTAACGTAGCCGTTGATGGCGGGGTTTTTCGCAGCAATAGCGGCCAAATATTCGGTCGCCAATTCGACTGCGGAAATTTGTTTGGATTGCAGCAGGCTGCTGGCTTGTTTGAGCGTGTAAGCGGTCATTGTGCCGTACTTTCTATAAAACAGTTTTCGCTTTCAAAACAGATATTGAAAACATCCGTTTAAATCAATAAATCGGGCCGTCTGAACAAAGTATCCTTTCAGACGGCCTTGCAATAGGGGCTTGCCGATAAGCAAAGGCCGTCTGAAACCTTATTCTTCAATTACTTGAGGAACGATATACAGGCGGTTGCGCACTTCGGGGGCAACAGCTTGATATTCCGCAGCATGATCGGTTTCAGTTACTTTATCTTCGCGCAGGCGCAAAGCGGCTTCGTGCGGATGCGCCATGGGTTCGATGCCGTCGGTATTGACGCTTTGCATGTTTTCAACCATGGCGAAAATGTCGTTCAACTCGGCAAGCGTTTTGTTTTTTTCTTCGTCCGTTAAAGTGAGGCGCGAGAGTTTTGCGATTTTTTCCACATCATTTAAGCTTAAAGCCATAAAAAATCCTTGTCTGATAGCAATGCACCTTGGGTTGGGGTATCATTGCATTTCGTCTTCTATGAAGCGAAGAATTATAACCGAAAACCAAACAGGTTGGCATGGTGTTTTGATTCAGACGGCCTTTTCAGGGTGCATTTATCCGTCTTAAACCGTGTACCTGTTTTTCTTATTTTAAATAACGCTAAACACATCCGGGCTGGGCCGGAATTTCAGGTATCCTATGTTTCGTCTTTTATCTCGTTTCCTCTCTAATGATATTGCCATCGACTTGGGCACGGCCAACACGCTGATTTTTGTACGCGGCAAAGGGATTGTTTTGGATGAGCCGTCCATGGTTGCGATTCAATCCGGCGCAGGCAATAAAAGTAAAATCATGGCCGTGGGTACGGAAGCTAAAAAAATGCAGGGCCGTGCGCCGCGCAATATTGAAATCGTCCGTCCGATGAAAGACGGCGTGATTGCCGATTTTGTGATTACCGAGCGTATGCTGGGTATGTTGATTAAAAAAGCCACCGAAGGACGGTCTTTGGTTCCGCCCCGTGTGGTTATCTGTGTTCCGGGCGGCTCTACCCAAGTGGAACGTAAAGCGATTTTGGATTCTGCATTTGCCGCCGGCGCGGCAAGCGTGCATTTGATTGAAGAACCGATGGCCGCCGCTTTGGGCGCAGGTTTGCCGATTGAAGATGCGGCAGGTTCGATGATTGTCGATATTGGCGGCGGTACGACTGAAATCGGTATCCTTTCACTGGGCGGTATGGCCTATTCTGCTTCTGTCCGCGCAGCCGGCGACGAGTTCGACAAAAGCATCATCCATTACCTGCGCCGCCATCGCGGCGTCTTGATCGGCGAAGCGACGGCAGAGGAATTGAAGAAACAAATCGGCTCGGCCTCTGGTTTTGAAACCGAAACAGCCATGCGCATTAAAGGCCGCGACCTGGCCGAAGGTACGCCTAAATCCTTGGCGGTTACGTCGAATGAAATCCGTGAAGCATTGAGTGAAACGGTAAATCAAATCATTCGCGCCGTCCGTCTGGCTTTGGAACAAGCTCCGCCCGAACTGGCCGGCGACATCGCCGACCGCGGCATTATGCTGACCGGCGGCGGTGCGCTTCTGCACGGTATCGATACCGTCTTGGCCGATGCAACCGGCCTGCCCGTCGGCATCGCCGACCAGCCTCTGAACTGCGTCGCCTATGGTGCCGGTAAGGCTTTGGACTATATCGGCAAATGGGATACCGTGTTTACGGAAAACCCATAAGGTAGATGGCTATGGAACGCTCTTCTTTGCGCTTTGACGAGGCAAAAGGCCCTAAGCTGTTGCCTCGTTTTGTCGTTTATATCGCCCTGGCGGCCGGCCTGATGGTGGCAGATTATCGCTTTTCATTGATGCAGCCTGTGCGCGCGGCAGTAATGCCCATGCTCTATCCTGCTCAATGGCTGGCCAATCAACCTGTTCAACTTTATCAATATTTTGCCGACCTCTCCCAGTCCAAATCCGAGCTTTTGGAACAAAACCGCCAGCTTTTGGAAGAAAATGGCCGTCTGAAAATCGATTTGCAGCGGGATAAAGTCAATACCGATGAATTGCGCGAATTGAAAAAACTGTACGGTTTGCAACAAAAAGGCATCCACAATGTTATCGGCGCGGAAGTCATTTCCAATGGCAAAGATCCGCTTTCCGAAAGACTGATTATCGGCAAAGGCAGTCAAGACGGCTTGAAAGTTGGCGATGCGGTCATCGATCAAAGCGGTTTGATCGGCCTGTTGACACAAGTCCATACACAAAGCGCGGAAATTGAGCTGATCTCAAGCGGACAAAGCATTGTCCCCGTCGCCGTCAGCCGCACCGGTGAACGCAATTTGGCATACGGTAATGGCAGCAGTTTGGATTTACGCTATTTCCCAACCGGCTCAGACTTGAAACCCGGCGATGTCCTGCTGACTTCCGGTTTGGACGGTACTTATCCCGCGGGGATTCCCGTTGCAACCGTCAGCAAGGTTGTCCGCGCATCGGGAACGCCTTATTACGATACGCAACTGACGCCTTTGGCCGCTTTACGCAGCAGCCGTTTTGTCTTGGTACTTTCTTCCGCCCCTTCTTCCCCACGCTGATTTCATGAACGATTTTGACGATTCTTACCGTGCAGTACCGCTGCACATCATGGCGGCCAGTCTCATCGTGATGATGATACTGGACTTTATGCCGTTTTCCTTTGACGGATTCTTCTGGCTGCCTGAAATGACGGCACTGATGTTGCTGTATTGGACATTGCATCAACCGCAACGCGCAGGCATGGGACTAGCTTTTGCCATCGGTCTGATTGTCGATGCCGCAACCGCCGCGACTTTGGGTTTGCACGCCCTGTCTTACGTCGTGATGACTTATTTCATCTTAAACCGACGCCGCCAAATCATGCTGTACGGCCACATTATGCAATTGGCCGCTGTCTTGGCTGCGTTGTTGCTCAATCAGGCCGTTTTAACTGCTGCCCGTCTGTTCCTCAATCATCAGGTCATCACTTTGCAAGGCTTTGTTGCCCCATTTGTCGGCGCATTGCTTTGGCCGATACTCAGCCAGCTGATGCTGATTGTGACCCGTATTTACCGCGCGCACTGAAAAGATGAAACCGATTCTTCCACGCCGTCTTTCCGGTGGTCAACATACCAAAAAACCTTCCGCTCAGGCAGCACAAGCCGACGCCCTATTGCGCCTGCTCGTTGCTTTTATCCTGATTGTCATCTTCTTTTCCATCTTGCTGACGCGGTTCTTTTACTTACAAGTAACCCAACACAATGAGTTTTCCGGTCAGGCATCGAGCAACCGCATCACCCTGATTCCAACGCCGCCCGTACGCGGCGAAATCGTCGATATCAACGGCGTTCCTTTGGCCAAAAACTATCCTGTCTTTTCGCTTGAAGTTATTCCCAGCCGCATCGAAGGCAAGATGGAAGATGTCATTGAAGCATTGAGAAAATACGTCGATATTACGCCGACAGATTTAAAACGCTTCAAAAAATACCGCGAAAGCTATAGAAAATTTGAAAATATCCCACTCAAACTCAGACTGACCGATGAAGAGGCTGCGCGTTTGTCCGTGCATCTGCGCGAATTCAAAGGCGTAGAGGTCAACTCACGCACATTCCGCGAATATCCTTACGGTAAGCTGACCTCCCATTTCTTAGGCTATATCGGCCGTATAAGCGATAAAGACAAAGAAATGCTGGAAGAAGAAGGCCTGACCGCCCTCTATCGCGGCAGTACGCATATCGGCAAATCCGGCTTGGAAAAATATTACGAACACCAGCTTCATGGCATTCCAGGCTATCAAGAAGTCGAAAAAGACGCTTATGGCAACATCGTCCGTGTATTGAAAAATGTCCCGTCCAAAATGGGGCAAACCTTACGCCTAGGGATGGATATCCGTATGCAGCAGGAAGCCGACCGAATCTTGGGCGACCGCCGTGGCGCATTGGTGGCTATCAATCCGCAAGACGGTACTGTTTTGGCATTTGTTTCCAAACCTTCCTTCGATCCCAACCTCTTTATTGATGGCATCGACAGCGACACTTGGAAAATGCTGAATGACGATTGGAAAAAGCCTTTGATCAACCGCGTTACCCAAGGCCTTTATCCTCCAGGTTCTACATTCAAACCCTTTATGGGCATGGCCTTGTTGGAAAGCGGCAAAATCACTCAAAACACCATCGTCCCCGCTCCCGGCGCATGGAGCATACCCGGCAGCCGCCATATCTTCCGCGACTCCGTCCGCAGCGGTCACGGCTCGGCCAACTTGAGCAAAGCCATTCAAGTATCCTCAGATACCTTCTTCTACCGTTTGGGTTACGAAATGGGTATCGATAAAGCCTCTCCGTATCTGGCGCAATTCGGTTTCGGCCAAAAAACCGGTATTGACCTGCCTAGCGAATACACAGGCGTTTTGCCCAGCCGCGAATGGAAAGCCAAACGCTTTGCCAAATCTTCCGACCCGACTGCCAAAGAATGGCGCGCCGGCGAGATGGTTTCCGTCAGTATCGGCCAAGGCTACAATGCCTACACGCCTTTGCAAATGGCACATGCGACAGCATCTCTGGCCAACAACGGTGTTGTCCATCAGCCGCATTTGGTCAAAGAAATATTGGATTTCGGTGCGCGTAAAATTACCCGCATCAATCCTAATCCCGAACGTCAAATTCCGTTTAAAGCCGACAACTTCGAATACGTCAAACGCGCCATGGAGAAGGTATTAAAACCGGGCGGTACGGCACACCGTATCGGCGGCGGACTTGCTTACACAATGGGCGGAAAAACCGGTACGGCCCAGGTCGTACAAATCAAACAGGGTGGCCGCTACAATGCCGCAGCCCTACGCGAACAACACCGCGACCACGCATGGTTTATCTCGTTTGCGCCATTGGAAAAACCTGAAATCGCCATTGCCGTTATTTTGGAAAACGGCGGCTGGGGTGCGTATGCCGCGCCATTGGCCCGTGAAATGACTGATTTTTATATGCTTCACGTCAAGCCGCAACAGTTTTCAGACGGCCTCGAAACAGATTCGGCCAAAACTGAAAAAACTGATAAACATCAGCCTATCACCAGCATTTTCCAATCCGCCTACGGACTGACCCCGACAAGCCCTGCCCCACAGCCGGAGGTTCATCATGAATAACACATCAGCGTGGAAAACGTTCAAATCCACCATCGCAGCCCCGATTGACCCGTGGCTGTTTTTTGCCATGCTCGCCATCTACATCATGAGCCTGTTTTTGCTCTATTCTGCAGACGGGCAAGAGTTCGGCCAATTGGAAAACAAAACCATCCATACCGTTTTGGGCTTTGCCCTGTTATGGATTATCGCCGTATTCAAGCCGCAAACGGCCGCCAAAGTTGCCCTGCCTGTTTATATCGTCGGCGTATTACTGCTGATTGGCGTCGAAGTTGCCGGCGTTACCGTCAACGGTTCGACCCGTTGGCTGAGCCTAGGTTTTACCCGTATCCAACCTTCCGAAATCATGAAAATCGGTATTCCCATGACTGTCGCGTGGTATTTCCAACGCTATGAAGGCCGTCTGAAATGGATACATTATATTGTCGCCCTCGTGCTGATTCTTGTTCCTGTTGCCCTGATTTTGAAACAGCCCGACCTCGGTACAGCCGCGCTGATTATGGCTTCGGGCATTTTTGTCATCTTTTTTGCCGGATTGCCCTGGAAAGCCATTTTTGCCGCTATTATTGCCTTTGTGGCCGCCCTGCCGCTCTTGTGGAACTACGGCATGCATGACTACCAGAAAACCCGCGTCCTTACCTTGCTCAACCCAACCAAAGACCCGTTAGGCGCGGGCTACCACATCATCCAATCCATGATTGCCATTGGCTCGGGCGGCGTATGGGGTAAGGGCTGGCTCAACGGCACGCAAACCCATTTGGACTATATTCCCGAATCAACGACTGACTTTATTTTCGCAGTATTCGGCGAAGAGTTCGGCCTGATCGGCAATATCCTTTTGCTGCTGGTTTACCTTATCATTTTGGCACGCGGATTGTGGATTGCCGCACAAGCGCAATCCCTTTACAGCCGTACTTTGGCAGGCGCATTGACCATGACCTTCTTCTGCTACGCCTTTGTAAACATGGGCATGGTCAGCGGTATTTTGCCCGTTGTCGGCGTCCCCCTTCCCCTGGTCAGCTACGGCGGTACGGCTACGCTTTCCATCATGGTGGTGCTGGCCCTGTTGATGGGTATCGCCAACGAACATAAAAACCTCCGCCGTCGCAATATGGACAACGACGATCTGACTGAAAGCAAGGAATAATATGGAATTAGGTGTAGAAATCGGCAAACTTCTCGTTGCACTTCTTGTACTGATCAACCCCTTCAGCGCACTCTCGATTTATCTTGACCTGACGCAAGACCACAGCACCAAAGAAAAACGCAGAATTGCGCGTACTGCCGCACTGGCCGTTTTCATCGTGATTGTCGTCTTTGCACTGAGCGGCGGTATCTTATTGAAAGTACTCGGCATCAGCGTGGGCTCTTTCCAAGTCGGCGGCGGCATTTTGGTTTTACTGATTGCCATCTCCTTAATGAACGGCAACGATAATCCTGCCAAACCAAAAATTGATCCCCATTCAGAAGAACATCAAAGTGTGCAACAAGTCCGCCGCAATGAAAAAGCCATTGCCGTCGTCCCCATTGCCATTCCGATTACCATCGGCCCCGGCGGTATTTCTACCGTCATCATTTACTCCTCTGCCGCCAAAAATTACAGCGATATTGCCCTGATTATCATCTCCGGCTTTCTGGTCAGCCTGATTTGCTATCTCATCCTGATCGTTGCCGGACGCATCAGCAAACGCTTGGGCACGACCGGCCTGACCATCCTCAACCGCATTATGGGCATGATGCTTGCCGCCATTTCCGTAGAGATTATTGTTGCCGGATTAAAATCTATTTTTCCCCAACTGGTCGCTTGAAGTACAATTATCACAATAAAAGGCCGTCTGAAACATTTTCAGACGGCCTCATAAAAACATAAAAACAAAGGAGCCCAACCATGTTTCACAGCACCCATGTCTTTACCGGAGAAACTATTTACCGACGACCGGCACAAAGCTACACCGAATTTACCGACGAATTAAACCGCCTCCAAACCCTTCAGCAAACCTTCGCACAATCAAGCATTATCGAGCGCACCGCCCTCTTACAGCAATTTGCCGACAGCCTCACCCAAAACCAAGAACGCCTCGCCGAAATGGTTTGCGAAGAAGTTGGCCGCTGCCTGCATGAATGCCGCGCCGAAATCAGCAAATCCATCGAGCTTATCCGCTACTACGTCCGCCTCGCGCCCGAACTGCTCTCCCATAAAACCATCGCCACCCAAGCCAGCCTCAGCCAAGTCCGCTTCGAGCCTTTGGGCGTTGTTTTGGCAGTCATGCCGTGGAACTATCCTGTTTGGCAGATTTTACGATTTGCCATCCCTGCCCTGTGCGCCGGCAATGCCTGCGCGGTCAAACCTGCGCCCAGTGTTGCCCGCGTCAGCGAAACCCTCTTCAGCCTCGTCCCCAAAGGTTTGCCGCTTATCGGCGCATGGTTAAGTCATGAAGACACGCTTAAAGCCATCGAAGATACCGATGCCATGGCATTCACCGGTTCGACCCATACCGGCCGCCTGCTGGCCGCACATGCAGGCAAACATCTGAAAAAAACCGTCCTTGAACTGGGCGGCAGCAATCCGTTTATCATCCTGCCCGATGCCGATCTCCAACGCGCAGCCATCGACGCCTGCTATTCACGCTTCCGCGATGCCGGACAATCCTGCAACGCCGCCAAACGCATCATTGTTACCCAAAATATTGCCGAACAATTTATCCCGCTCTTCCTTGCCGAGTGCGCCAAACTGCAAACCGGCAATCCTAAAGACCCAAACACCACCCTTGCCCCGCTTCACCGCCAAGACCTGCGCCAAAACGTGCACGAACAGGTTCAAGATGCGGTTGCACACGGCGCGCAATGCTTGAGCGGCGGCTATATTCCTGATGGAAAAAGCTGGTTTTACCCGGCTACCGTCTTGGATCAAGTCAATCCAAACTGCCGCGTTTGGCATGAAGAAGTCTTCGGCCCGGTTGCCATGATCTTACGCGCCGACAATCCGGAGCACGCCGTCGCGCTTGCCAATGACACACCTTTCGGCCTCGGCGCCTGTATCTACACAGCCGACACGGCAAATGCATGGAAATACGCCGAAAAAATCCAAGCAGGCTCTGTCTTTATCAACCGCCACACCAGCAGCGACTTGCGCCTCCCCTTTGGCGGCGTCAAAGCTTCAGGCTACGGACGGGAGCTATCCGAATTCGGACTGTACGAATTCGTCAACGTCAAAACCTATTGGCAAAAATAAACTGTTTCATTCACTCAGGCCGTATGAAAACCCAATTTCAGACGGCCTGATGTTTTTTTAAAGACTGGCAAAAATGTTGTATTTAAAACCCATACCAATTCTGCAAAATCAAAGCAGCTCAAAAATAAGCAACCTATCTTAGAAAGCAATTCATATTTCCATGCCCATTTTGAATCGGCAGCTTACCATGTTCATCATTCCAACCGTTTCATTAAGCTCTTTATAAAATACCCAATAAACAAAAATGCCGTCTGAAATACAACTTTCAGACGGCATTTTCAATCAAATACTACTTATCGGATTACAATTTCAAACCGGCCAGTTTAGCAGCATACGCATCCAAATCGGCGATTGGACGGGTAGCCACGCCGCTTTCCATCGCTGCTTTAGCAGTAGCCGTAGCAACGCGAGGCAACAGGCGGGAATCGAATGGGGTAGGAATCAGGTATTCCGCACCGAATTCAAATTTCTTACCGTAAGCGGCAACCACTTCTTCAGTTACCTCTTCCATCGCCAAATCAGCCAAAGCATACACGCAGGCGCGTTTCATTTCTTCGTT
Encoded proteins:
- the mreD gene encoding rod shape-determining protein MreD — protein: MNDFDDSYRAVPLHIMAASLIVMMILDFMPFSFDGFFWLPEMTALMLLYWTLHQPQRAGMGLAFAIGLIVDAATAATLGLHALSYVVMTYFILNRRRQIMLYGHIMQLAAVLAALLLNQAVLTAARLFLNHQVITLQGFVAPFVGALLWPILSQLMLIVTRIYRAH
- the rodA gene encoding rod shape-determining protein RodA; this encodes MNNTSAWKTFKSTIAAPIDPWLFFAMLAIYIMSLFLLYSADGQEFGQLENKTIHTVLGFALLWIIAVFKPQTAAKVALPVYIVGVLLLIGVEVAGVTVNGSTRWLSLGFTRIQPSEIMKIGIPMTVAWYFQRYEGRLKWIHYIVALVLILVPVALILKQPDLGTAALIMASGIFVIFFAGLPWKAIFAAIIAFVAALPLLWNYGMHDYQKTRVLTLLNPTKDPLGAGYHIIQSMIAIGSGGVWGKGWLNGTQTHLDYIPESTTDFIFAVFGEEFGLIGNILLLLVYLIILARGLWIAAQAQSLYSRTLAGALTMTFFCYAFVNMGMVSGILPVVGVPLPLVSYGGTATLSIMVVLALLMGIANEHKNLRRRNMDNDDLTESKE
- a CDS encoding MarC family protein, giving the protein MELGVEIGKLLVALLVLINPFSALSIYLDLTQDHSTKEKRRIARTAALAVFIVIVVFALSGGILLKVLGISVGSFQVGGGILVLLIAISLMNGNDNPAKPKIDPHSEEHQSVQQVRRNEKAIAVVPIAIPITIGPGGISTVIIYSSAAKNYSDIALIIISGFLVSLICYLILIVAGRISKRLGTTGLTILNRIMGMMLAAISVEIIVAGLKSIFPQLVA
- the mreC gene encoding rod shape-determining protein MreC, whose amino-acid sequence is MERSSLRFDEAKGPKLLPRFVVYIALAAGLMVADYRFSLMQPVRAAVMPMLYPAQWLANQPVQLYQYFADLSQSKSELLEQNRQLLEENGRLKIDLQRDKVNTDELRELKKLYGLQQKGIHNVIGAEVISNGKDPLSERLIIGKGSQDGLKVGDAVIDQSGLIGLLTQVHTQSAEIELISSGQSIVPVAVSRTGERNLAYGNGSSLDLRYFPTGSDLKPGDVLLTSGLDGTYPAGIPVATVSKVVRASGTPYYDTQLTPLAALRSSRFVLVLSSAPSSPR
- the mrdA gene encoding penicillin-binding protein 2 is translated as MKPILPRRLSGGQHTKKPSAQAAQADALLRLLVAFILIVIFFSILLTRFFYLQVTQHNEFSGQASSNRITLIPTPPVRGEIVDINGVPLAKNYPVFSLEVIPSRIEGKMEDVIEALRKYVDITPTDLKRFKKYRESYRKFENIPLKLRLTDEEAARLSVHLREFKGVEVNSRTFREYPYGKLTSHFLGYIGRISDKDKEMLEEEGLTALYRGSTHIGKSGLEKYYEHQLHGIPGYQEVEKDAYGNIVRVLKNVPSKMGQTLRLGMDIRMQQEADRILGDRRGALVAINPQDGTVLAFVSKPSFDPNLFIDGIDSDTWKMLNDDWKKPLINRVTQGLYPPGSTFKPFMGMALLESGKITQNTIVPAPGAWSIPGSRHIFRDSVRSGHGSANLSKAIQVSSDTFFYRLGYEMGIDKASPYLAQFGFGQKTGIDLPSEYTGVLPSREWKAKRFAKSSDPTAKEWRAGEMVSVSIGQGYNAYTPLQMAHATASLANNGVVHQPHLVKEILDFGARKITRINPNPERQIPFKADNFEYVKRAMEKVLKPGGTAHRIGGGLAYTMGGKTGTAQVVQIKQGGRYNAAALREQHRDHAWFISFAPLEKPEIAIAVILENGGWGAYAAPLAREMTDFYMLHVKPQQFSDGLETDSAKTEKTDKHQPITSIFQSAYGLTPTSPAPQPEVHHE